The Drosophila teissieri strain GT53w chromosome X, Prin_Dtei_1.1, whole genome shotgun sequence genome has a segment encoding these proteins:
- the LOC122624347 gene encoding uncharacterized protein LOC122624347 — translation MADGFKKYFNGTTINGRANVAKATYATLALLFIVYKLRRGSGKSGELASGKCSCESDHDSSLNGDVGVYGVDPDCSVCRERSERAMTEFDREQQRRAAGENDNGCRDDPPPPPPPASGGSGSAPRRKCPCEEPQRRAEGAVKHSSHISKARGQQTQPPYQYEQYSQPEAEQVRPASQVMGQVHDAFYRVLRGVVGAVLGNAAVNTSGTASDASAQAAAVEVSRDELDEDERDDGQDDETPLKRRTAPRSCVPTGSQENASGQPEELGREQAGAQPQAEEQAEYSAFSDGFASGLYFTSDEK, via the exons ATGGCCGACGGCTTTAAGAAGTACTTCAATGGGACAACCATCAATGGACGCGCCAAC GTGGCCAAGGCCacatacgccacgttggccCTGTTGTTCATCGTGTACAAGCTGCGTCGCGGATCCGGCAAGTCCGGCGAGTTGGCCAGCGGCAAGTGCAGCTGCGAGTCGGACCACGACTCGTCCCTCAATGGCGACGTTGGCGTCTACGGCGTGGATCCCGACTGCTCCGTTTGCCGGGAGCGATCGGAGCGGGCCATGACCGAGTTCGATCGCGAGCAGCAACGCCGGGCGGCGGGCGAGAATGACAATGGCTGTCGCGACgatccgccgccgccaccaccacccgcaTCGGGGGGATCCGGCTCAGCTCCGCGCCGCAAGTGTCCTTGCGAGGAGCCGCAGCGGCGGGCGGAGGGAGCGGTGAAGCATAGCAGCCACATCAGCAAGGCACGTGGTCAGCAGACCCAGCCGCCATATCAGTACGAACAGTACTCGCAGCCCGAGGCAGAGCAAGTGCGTCCGGCTAGCCAAGTGATGGGTCAGGTGCACGACGCCTTCTACAGGGTGCTGCGTGGAGTCGTGGGAGCTGTGTTGGGCAATGCGGCGGTCAACACCAGCGGCACCGCTTCTGATGCCTCTGCTCAGGCAGCTGCAGTGGAAGTCTCGCGGGATGAGCTGGACGAGGACGAGCGTGACGACGGCCAGGATGATGAGACGCCGTTGAAGCGCCGCACGGCACCGCGCTCCTGCGTGCCCACTGGTAGCCAAGAGAACGCCTCGGGGCAGCCGGAGGAACTGGGACGGGAACAGGCGGGCGCCCAGCCGCAGGCGGAGGAACAGGCGGAGTACAGCGCCTTCAGCGATGGCTTCGCTTCCGGCCTGTACTTCACCAGCGATGAGAAGTAG
- the LOC122624348 gene encoding putative 60S ribosomal protein L33: MSEQFNFNDAFNSQTMRGRANVAKATWASVGLVYVLVKMHRRNSKRREAKLYCKGCQQAMLHG, from the exons ATGTCCGAACAGTTCAACTTCAACGACGCCTTCAACAGCCAGACCATGCGTGGTCGCGCCAAC GTTGCCAAGGCCACCTGGGCCTCGGTGGGCCTCGTCTACGTCCTGGTCAAGATGCACCGCCGCAACTCGAAGCGGCGCGAGGCCAAGCTCTACTGCAAGGGCTGCCAGCAGGCCATGCTCCATGGCTAG